One window of the Arthrobacter sp. D5-1 genome contains the following:
- a CDS encoding bifunctional methylenetetrahydrofolate dehydrogenase/methenyltetrahydrofolate cyclohydrolase: MTQSTAQILDGKATAAAIKAELTTRVSVLAAQGIVPGLGTILVGSDPGSTWYVGGKHKDCAEVGIQSIRRDLPEDISQEDLLEVVRELNDNPECTGYIVQLPLPKHIDQDVILEAMDPDKDADGLHPMNLGRLVANVNGEMKSPLPCTPKGCVELLRRHNIELKGKRVLVVGRGVTIGRPIGLLLTRKEVNATVILAHTGTVDLPAELKQADVVIAAAGVPHMIKAEDLKPGAIVLDVGVSRVDDGNGKAVVTGDVDPAAADVAAWLSPNPGGVGPMTRAMLLANVVESAERQAGIA, translated from the coding sequence ATGACACAGTCCACCGCACAGATCCTTGACGGCAAGGCCACCGCCGCAGCCATCAAGGCAGAACTGACCACTCGCGTTTCCGTCCTCGCCGCCCAGGGAATCGTCCCCGGCTTGGGCACCATCCTGGTGGGTTCCGACCCCGGCAGCACCTGGTACGTCGGCGGCAAGCACAAGGACTGCGCCGAGGTTGGCATCCAGTCCATCCGCCGCGACCTCCCCGAGGACATCAGCCAGGAGGACCTCTTGGAGGTTGTGCGCGAGCTCAACGACAACCCGGAATGCACCGGCTACATCGTCCAGCTTCCGCTGCCCAAGCACATTGACCAGGACGTCATCCTCGAAGCCATGGACCCTGACAAGGACGCCGATGGCCTGCACCCGATGAACCTTGGCCGCTTGGTGGCCAACGTCAACGGCGAGATGAAGTCCCCGCTGCCCTGCACCCCCAAAGGCTGTGTGGAGTTGCTCCGCCGCCACAACATTGAACTCAAGGGCAAGCGCGTCCTGGTGGTTGGCCGCGGCGTCACCATCGGTCGCCCCATCGGCCTCCTGCTGACCCGCAAGGAAGTCAACGCGACGGTCATCCTCGCCCACACCGGAACGGTGGACCTGCCGGCGGAACTGAAGCAGGCCGACGTCGTGATTGCCGCTGCCGGCGTGCCGCACATGATCAAGGCTGAAGACCTCAAGCCGGGTGCAATAGTGCTCGACGTCGGCGTCAGCCGCGTGGACGACGGCAACGGCAAGGCTGTGGTCACCGGAGATGTGGACCCGGCAGCTGCCGACGTCGCCGCCTGGCTCTCCCCGAACCCGGGTGGCGTAGGCCCGATGACCCGTGCCATGCTGCTCGCGAACGTCGTGGAGAGTGCTGAGCGCCAGGCGGGCATCGCCTAG
- a CDS encoding ABC transporter ATP-binding protein: protein MNRPTVISAQNLTKTYGDLTAVDNISFDVPAGESFGLLGPNGAGKSTTMKMIGGVSQRTSGTLNIMGLDPESHGPEVRAHLGVVPQQDNLDEELKVRENLIVYGRYFGLPLSYLRPKADELLEFAQLTDKANSKVDALSGGMKRRLTIARSLINEPRILLLDEPTTGLDPQARHILWDRLFRLKENGVTLILTTHYMDEAEQLCDRLIVVDKGRIMAEGSPANLIREHSSREVLELRFGSERNATIGVELQGVGERLETLPDRVLIYAHDGEAALEQVTARGLRPMTSLVRRSSLEDVFLRLTGRSLVD, encoded by the coding sequence ATGAACCGACCCACCGTCATCAGCGCGCAAAACCTCACCAAGACCTATGGTGACCTCACTGCCGTGGACAACATCTCCTTCGACGTACCGGCGGGGGAGTCCTTCGGGCTGCTGGGCCCCAACGGCGCCGGCAAGTCCACCACCATGAAAATGATCGGTGGCGTCTCCCAACGCACCTCGGGAACGCTCAACATCATGGGCTTGGATCCTGAGTCGCACGGCCCTGAAGTCCGGGCGCATTTGGGTGTGGTCCCGCAGCAGGACAACCTGGACGAAGAGCTGAAGGTCCGCGAGAACCTGATTGTCTACGGGCGCTACTTCGGCCTGCCGCTGAGCTACTTGCGGCCGAAAGCCGATGAACTGCTGGAATTCGCGCAGCTGACGGACAAGGCAAACTCGAAGGTCGATGCCCTGTCCGGCGGTATGAAGCGGCGGCTCACCATTGCCCGCTCGCTCATCAACGAGCCACGGATCCTCCTCTTGGACGAGCCCACCACCGGCCTGGACCCCCAAGCGCGCCACATCCTCTGGGACCGGCTCTTCCGGCTCAAGGAAAATGGCGTCACCCTCATCCTCACCACGCACTATATGGACGAGGCAGAGCAACTCTGCGATCGCCTGATCGTGGTGGACAAGGGCCGCATCATGGCCGAGGGGTCTCCGGCGAACCTCATCCGCGAGCACTCATCGCGCGAAGTGCTCGAGCTCCGGTTCGGGTCCGAGCGGAACGCGACCATCGGCGTCGAACTTCAAGGCGTCGGCGAGCGGCTCGAAACGCTGCCCGACCGCGTGCTCATTTATGCACACGACGGCGAGGCCGCGCTGGAGCAGGTCACTGCCCGCGGGCTCCGCCCCATGACCTCGCTGGTGCGCCGCTCGTCGCTGGAGGACGTGTTCCTGCGGCTCACGGGCAGGAGTCTCGTTGACTAG
- a CDS encoding ABC transporter permease, which yields MTSGTDKPLTTAAPPLRAHSPEVSAARARRWGAFFYAEQVLRVMRNYGWSVILYSVGQPVAYLFAMGVGLASLVDANSEATFGGVSYLEFVAPALLVSAAVMTASGEFSYPIMDGFKWRRVFYGPHASPLIPEQIASGHIMASTLRFLLQSVVYFVVVALFGASPGPWGWVSALVATVAALSFGLPLMAYAASIIQDKGQFALVQRFIVMPLFLFSGTFFPLDSLPIAVRWIGWISPVWHGTELSRVFTYGMDQSPVLTIIHVVFLLATAAVGWMVVRRQFVKRMGS from the coding sequence TTGACTAGCGGCACTGACAAACCACTTACGACGGCGGCGCCGCCGTTGCGGGCCCACTCGCCTGAGGTTTCGGCTGCCCGGGCGCGGCGATGGGGCGCCTTTTTCTACGCAGAGCAAGTACTTCGCGTCATGCGCAACTACGGCTGGTCCGTGATCCTGTACAGCGTGGGGCAACCCGTGGCGTACCTCTTTGCCATGGGCGTTGGCTTGGCCAGCCTGGTGGACGCCAACAGCGAAGCCACGTTCGGCGGTGTCAGCTACTTGGAGTTCGTGGCTCCGGCGTTGTTGGTCTCGGCTGCGGTGATGACTGCCTCCGGGGAGTTCTCCTATCCCATCATGGACGGCTTCAAGTGGCGCCGTGTTTTTTATGGCCCACACGCCTCACCGTTGATTCCCGAGCAAATCGCCAGCGGACACATCATGGCCAGCACCCTGAGGTTCCTCCTGCAGTCGGTGGTCTACTTCGTGGTGGTGGCATTGTTCGGTGCTTCGCCGGGTCCGTGGGGCTGGGTGTCGGCCCTCGTCGCTACCGTTGCGGCGCTGTCCTTTGGCCTGCCGCTGATGGCTTATGCGGCCAGCATCATACAAGACAAGGGGCAGTTTGCGCTGGTGCAACGCTTCATCGTGATGCCGCTGTTCCTGTTCTCGGGGACGTTCTTCCCCCTGGATTCCCTCCCGATCGCTGTCCGTTGGATCGGATGGATTTCACCGGTGTGGCACGGGACTGAGCTGAGCCGCGTATTCACCTACGGGATGGATCAAAGCCCTGTGCTGACCATCATCCACGTGGTTTTCCTGCTGGCCACGGCCGCAGTTGGCTGGATGGTCGTCCGCCGCCAGTTCGTGAAAAGGATGGGCTCATGA
- a CDS encoding ABC transporter permease, which produces MSVLTGGHSATDRARERKFGSLYSRNAKAVVGRGLMAAKSSTWLVMVSGFFEPVLFLLAMGVGMGSIVGTVQGPGGEEISYAAYIAPALLAVSAMNGAIYDSTWNVFFKMNFAKLYQGMLYTSLGPLDVAIGEIFLALLRGLLYATGFTAVMGVISLLTSWWAILVIPASVLIAFGFASFGMGITSFMKTFQQMDWINFFLLPMFLFSATFYPLSVYPQVIQWFIQAMPLWHGVELLRQISVGSFSPATAIHVGYYLVMIALGIMLTTGRLRQLFLK; this is translated from the coding sequence ATGAGTGTCCTGACAGGTGGCCACAGTGCCACGGATCGTGCGCGGGAGCGGAAGTTCGGCTCTCTTTATTCACGCAATGCCAAAGCCGTGGTGGGCCGCGGATTGATGGCGGCCAAGTCCAGCACATGGCTGGTCATGGTCTCCGGGTTCTTTGAGCCCGTGCTGTTCCTGCTGGCCATGGGCGTGGGCATGGGCTCCATCGTGGGCACTGTCCAAGGCCCTGGCGGCGAGGAGATCAGCTACGCGGCCTACATTGCACCGGCGCTGCTGGCCGTTTCGGCGATGAACGGGGCGATCTACGACTCCACGTGGAACGTGTTCTTCAAGATGAACTTCGCCAAGCTGTACCAGGGGATGCTCTACACCTCCCTGGGACCGCTGGATGTCGCGATCGGTGAGATCTTCCTGGCGCTCCTGCGGGGCCTGCTCTACGCCACTGGATTCACCGCCGTTATGGGCGTCATAAGTTTGCTCACCAGTTGGTGGGCCATCCTGGTCATTCCTGCCTCGGTGCTGATCGCCTTCGGATTCGCGAGCTTCGGAATGGGCATCACCAGCTTCATGAAGACTTTCCAGCAGATGGACTGGATCAACTTCTTCCTGCTGCCCATGTTCCTGTTCAGCGCCACGTTCTATCCGCTCAGCGTCTACCCGCAGGTCATCCAATGGTTCATCCAGGCCATGCCCCTGTGGCACGGCGTGGAGTTGCTGCGGCAGATCAGTGTGGGCTCGTTCAGCCCGGCCACCGCAATCCACGTGGGTTACTACCTGGTGATGATCGCTCTCGGGATCATGCTCACCACAGGAAGGCTGCGCCAGCTGTTCCTCAAGTGA
- a CDS encoding exodeoxyribonuclease III: protein MSTALKKDFLRIASVNVNGLRAAYKNGMAEWLEPREVDILCLQEVRAPDDIVRKLIGEGWHILHTEAEAKGRAGVAIASREEPTATRVGIGDDYFDTSGRWVEADYTVKNGAGESTTLTVVSAYVHSGEVGTPKQDDKFRFLDAMTVRLPELAKHSDHALVVGDLNVGHTELDIKNWKGNVKRAGFLPEERAYFDRFLGEEIGWRDVHRGLAGNVAGPYTWWSQRGKAFDTDTGWRIDYHLATPGLAAAAFSAVVDRAPSWDTRFSDHAPLVVDYRL from the coding sequence GTGAGTACGGCATTGAAGAAGGACTTCCTTCGCATCGCGTCAGTTAACGTCAACGGCCTGAGGGCTGCCTACAAGAACGGCATGGCGGAATGGCTGGAGCCCCGCGAGGTTGACATTCTCTGCCTCCAGGAAGTCCGGGCACCTGATGACATCGTCAGGAAGCTGATCGGCGAAGGCTGGCACATCCTCCACACCGAAGCTGAGGCCAAGGGCCGCGCAGGTGTTGCCATCGCGTCCCGCGAGGAACCTACTGCCACCCGCGTCGGTATTGGCGATGACTACTTTGACACGTCCGGACGCTGGGTTGAAGCCGATTACACCGTCAAGAACGGTGCCGGCGAATCCACCACGCTCACGGTCGTCAGCGCCTACGTGCACTCCGGAGAAGTGGGAACCCCCAAGCAGGATGACAAGTTCCGTTTCCTCGACGCCATGACGGTGCGCCTGCCTGAGCTCGCCAAGCACAGCGACCACGCTTTGGTAGTGGGCGACCTCAACGTCGGTCACACAGAGTTGGACATCAAGAACTGGAAGGGCAACGTCAAGCGTGCCGGCTTCCTCCCGGAGGAGCGCGCGTACTTTGACCGCTTCCTCGGCGAAGAAATCGGATGGAGGGATGTCCACAGGGGCCTGGCAGGAAATGTCGCCGGCCCCTACACCTGGTGGTCCCAGCGCGGTAAAGCCTTTGACACTGACACTGGCTGGCGCATCGACTACCACCTGGCCACGCCGGGCCTCGCGGCAGCTGCTTTCTCGGCTGTCGTGGACCGGGCGCCTTCGTGGGACACCCGCTTCTCCGACCACGCACCGCTGGTAGTCGACTACCGGCTCTAA
- the trpS gene encoding tryptophan--tRNA ligase — MTSSTTTETGAPADASADPRAVTSTKPAVGAKHRVLSGMQPSADSLHLGNYLGALVNWVRMQDEYDAVYFIPDLHAITVPQDPAELAHRTRVTAAQYIAGGVDVEKCTLFVQSQVPEHAQLAWVLNCITGMGEAARMTQFKDKAQKQGSDHASVGLFTYPILQAADILLYQPHGVPVGEDQRQHVELSRDLANRFNSRFGETFQVPEAFIQKESAKIYDLQNPNAKMSKSAESPAGLINLLDDPKTVAKRIKSAVTDTETEIRYDRENKPGVSNLLTIYSAISGTPVEKIVADYQGKMYGHLKVDLAELVSGHLAPIRERANELLADPAELDRLLALGADKARDIASATLADVYSKVGFLPYRGDAHRDLGVR, encoded by the coding sequence ATGACTAGTTCCACCACGACTGAAACCGGCGCACCCGCTGATGCATCCGCCGACCCCAGGGCTGTGACATCCACCAAGCCAGCCGTAGGCGCCAAGCATCGTGTCTTGTCCGGCATGCAGCCCTCCGCTGACTCCTTGCACCTGGGCAACTACCTCGGCGCACTGGTCAACTGGGTCCGGATGCAGGACGAGTACGACGCCGTGTACTTCATCCCGGACCTGCACGCCATCACCGTGCCCCAGGACCCGGCCGAGCTCGCCCACCGCACTCGAGTCACCGCCGCCCAGTACATCGCCGGCGGCGTGGACGTGGAGAAGTGCACCCTCTTCGTCCAGTCCCAGGTCCCTGAGCACGCCCAACTCGCGTGGGTCTTGAACTGCATCACTGGCATGGGCGAAGCTGCCCGCATGACGCAGTTCAAGGACAAGGCGCAGAAGCAGGGGTCGGACCACGCCAGCGTTGGCCTTTTCACGTACCCGATCCTGCAAGCTGCCGATATCCTCCTCTACCAGCCGCACGGTGTGCCGGTGGGCGAAGACCAGCGGCAGCACGTGGAGCTCAGCCGTGACCTCGCCAACCGCTTCAACAGCCGGTTCGGGGAGACGTTCCAGGTTCCCGAAGCCTTCATCCAGAAGGAATCGGCAAAGATCTACGATCTTCAGAACCCGAACGCCAAGATGTCCAAGTCTGCGGAATCACCCGCCGGACTGATCAACCTCCTGGATGATCCCAAGACCGTGGCCAAGCGCATCAAATCGGCCGTCACGGACACTGAAACCGAGATCCGCTACGACCGCGAGAACAAGCCGGGTGTCTCAAACCTGCTGACCATCTACTCGGCCATCAGCGGAACACCGGTAGAGAAGATCGTGGCTGACTACCAAGGCAAGATGTACGGGCACCTCAAGGTTGACCTCGCTGAACTCGTCTCCGGTCACCTGGCACCCATCCGGGAGCGGGCCAATGAGCTCCTGGCCGATCCCGCTGAACTCGACCGGCTCCTGGCCCTCGGAGCAGACAAGGCACGCGACATCGCGTCAGCTACTCTCGCGGACGTCTATTCCAAGGTCGGTTTCCTGCCCTACCGCGGAGATGCCCACCGCGACCTGGGAGTCCGCTAA
- a CDS encoding 2'-5' RNA ligase family protein, translating to MCSAGQLNVKTDTRKGVGPDDSRQTGVAGTDCGDGDTMCVGVILGFPPEIARELQEWRASFGDPMAEVIPAHITLITTTPTQDWAATREHVREVARTQEPFHITISGTGSFRPVSPVVFVNVEEGFEECVQLHEKLQTGPLERLLPFPYHPHVTVAHDVAQENLDEAETVLRDYRATFPVVSMGLYEHDTNGIWQLREELDFGGDTDEEQQTDSRHAGGRSSAAN from the coding sequence ATGTGCTCCGCTGGCCAGCTCAACGTCAAGACCGACACCCGCAAGGGTGTCGGTCCGGACGACTCTCGCCAGACGGGTGTTGCCGGCACCGACTGCGGCGACGGTGACACCATGTGTGTTGGTGTCATCCTCGGCTTTCCACCGGAGATCGCCCGCGAACTCCAGGAATGGCGCGCCTCCTTCGGTGACCCGATGGCCGAGGTCATTCCTGCCCACATCACACTGATCACCACCACACCTACTCAGGACTGGGCCGCTACCCGCGAGCATGTACGGGAAGTGGCCCGGACCCAGGAACCCTTCCACATCACCATTTCCGGCACGGGTTCGTTCCGGCCCGTGTCACCGGTGGTCTTCGTGAACGTTGAAGAGGGCTTTGAAGAGTGCGTGCAGTTGCACGAGAAACTTCAAACCGGGCCGCTGGAACGGTTGCTCCCGTTCCCATACCACCCGCACGTCACGGTGGCCCACGACGTCGCCCAGGAAAATCTGGATGAGGCCGAAACGGTCCTCAGAGATTACCGGGCGACCTTCCCTGTGGTTAGCATGGGACTTTACGAGCACGACACCAATGGAATATGGCAGCTACGGGAAGAGCTCGACTTTGGCGGCGATACTGACGAAGAACAGCAAACGGATTCACGCCACGCAGGCGGACGCTCCTCCGCTGCCAACTGA
- a CDS encoding YihY/virulence factor BrkB family protein: MAAILTKNSKRIHATQADAPPLPTELAKLKLELLRKRQEWGQSKRAGDGLPKKAGAFFALFMARLNTNRALRSFQHYTRQHGPLLSAGIGFNMFFSVTGLLTTGFAVAGIVLGGSPALQDAVIDSVAAAAPGLLQVDGGEGLVDPQSLLNPSGLGWTALIAAVVTVFISLGWIASIREGIRGIMNAAPLVRNAVLQKLIDAGTLLLLGVLLVISAGASLIFGTAADWFIGLLKLDEAVAAPIAATVKIVVPLLLNCATAAVLFRIAAGLKLGRRAFLEAVVLAGTGTTVLQLFSTELLARSGNNPVLASFAIIIGLLIWFNLVSQVYLVSASWSAIREADTESGETPRKKVLGSRRVAPRT; encoded by the coding sequence TTGGCGGCGATACTGACGAAGAACAGCAAACGGATTCACGCCACGCAGGCGGACGCTCCTCCGCTGCCAACTGAGCTGGCCAAGCTCAAACTTGAGCTGCTTCGCAAGAGGCAGGAATGGGGCCAGTCCAAGCGCGCCGGCGATGGCCTGCCGAAGAAGGCCGGAGCGTTCTTTGCGCTCTTCATGGCCAGGCTGAACACCAACCGTGCCTTGCGTTCTTTCCAGCACTACACACGCCAGCATGGGCCTCTGTTGAGTGCGGGTATTGGCTTCAACATGTTCTTCTCCGTGACGGGTCTGCTGACCACTGGCTTTGCAGTGGCGGGAATCGTTTTGGGGGGAAGCCCGGCGCTTCAGGACGCCGTCATCGACAGCGTGGCCGCGGCGGCCCCCGGGCTCCTTCAAGTGGATGGCGGCGAAGGACTGGTGGATCCCCAGTCGTTGCTCAACCCGTCCGGACTTGGCTGGACAGCCCTGATCGCGGCGGTAGTGACTGTCTTCATCTCCCTGGGCTGGATAGCAAGCATCCGGGAGGGCATCCGGGGGATCATGAACGCCGCTCCGTTGGTGCGTAATGCTGTCCTCCAGAAGCTCATCGACGCCGGTACCCTGTTGCTCCTCGGAGTCCTTCTGGTCATCAGCGCAGGCGCCTCCCTGATTTTTGGGACAGCCGCCGATTGGTTCATCGGTTTGCTGAAGTTGGACGAGGCAGTGGCCGCACCTATCGCCGCCACCGTCAAGATTGTGGTTCCCCTCCTGTTGAACTGCGCGACGGCGGCAGTACTCTTCCGTATCGCCGCCGGCCTTAAGCTGGGGAGGCGCGCGTTCCTTGAAGCGGTGGTGCTCGCCGGCACAGGGACCACTGTCCTTCAACTTTTCAGCACCGAACTCCTGGCCCGGTCAGGAAACAACCCCGTTCTGGCGTCCTTCGCCATCATCATTGGCCTGCTGATCTGGTTCAACCTGGTGAGCCAGGTGTACCTCGTCTCGGCGTCGTGGTCGGCCATTCGTGAGGCCGATACTGAGTCGGGGGAGACCCCGCGCAAGAAAGTCCTTGGGTCGCGTCGCGTGGCGCCCCGCACCTGA
- a CDS encoding glycine zipper domain-containing protein, protein MNNPLWIGCLLGAAVGLIVGQLIFKSPFLGILIGVGLGALVGAAVGPRRG, encoded by the coding sequence ATGAACAATCCACTGTGGATCGGCTGCCTCCTCGGGGCTGCCGTTGGTCTCATTGTGGGTCAACTGATCTTTAAGTCCCCTTTCCTGGGCATCCTCATCGGGGTGGGGCTGGGGGCACTTGTCGGGGCTGCAGTGGGACCGCGCCGGGGATAG